In the genome of Bacteroides mediterraneensis, the window TGGATGCCTTGGTCAGTGACAAGGCGGGAGTGTGCCTTTGTATCTCTACTGCCGATTGTATTCCGGTGCTTTGTTACGATACGAAGCACAAGGCAATGGCGGCTGTTCATGCCGGATGGCGGGGTACGGTAGCCCGGATTGTGGAAAAGACCCTCGACCGGATGCGCGGGCTGTACGGCACGGAAGGAGAAGATGTGTGGGCCTGTATCGGACCGGGAATTTCTCTTGAGGCGTTTGAGGTAGGCGAGGAGGTGTATGAAGCTTTTGAAACCGCAGGATTTGATATGGCGAGGATAGCCCGACGGTATGCAAAGTGGCACATCGATTTGTGGGAGGCCAACCGCCTGCAATTGTTGTCGAAAGGTGTAAAAGCGTCTCATATTGAAATGGCGGGTATTTGTACTTATCAGCATTATACGGATTTCTTTTCGGCACGTCGTCTGGGCATTCATTCCGGACGTATCTTGTCGGGAATTATGCGAATGGAAAAATAGAAAGGAGAGTTTGCAGAATGGATTTGAAAATTGAAGTATCAGAAGAATTACGGCAGGCTTGGCCGCAGTTTCGCGGGGCTGCCGTGTTTGCTACCGTGAAAAATTCACCTTACAGTGAAGCGTTATGGAAAAGAATCGGGGAGTTTACCGAGCTCTATCGTCAGAAATATACCATTGATTCCATCAAAGAGATGCCGGCCATTCAGGCTACTCGCCAGGCATACAAGAAATGCGGAAAGGATCCCAGCCGTTACCGTCCTTCTTCGGAAGCCTTGTGCCGCAGGCTGCTGAGAGGCCTTTCGCTGTATCAGATTGATACACTGGTAGATTTGATTAATCTGGCTTCCATTTACAGCGGGCACTCCATCGGCGGTTTTGACCGTGACAAGATTCAGGGTGACAAACTGGTACTGGGCATCGGAAAGGCGGGTGAGCCTTACGAGGGCATCGGACGTGGAGAACTGAACATTGAGGGCATGC includes:
- a CDS encoding B3/4 domain-containing protein, encoding MKIEVSEELRQAWPQFRGAAVFATVKNSPYSEALWKRIGEFTELYRQKYTIDSIKEMPAIQATRQAYKKCGKDPSRYRPSSEALCRRLLRGLSLYQIDTLVDLINLASIYSGHSIGGFDRDKIQGDKLVLGIGKAGEPYEGIGRGELNIEGMPVYRDAVGGVGTPTSDNERTKISEHTTHLLAIMNAYSGSEGLEEAVNYMVNLLKEFAEAQDVELCYFK
- the pgeF gene encoding peptidoglycan editing factor PgeF, which codes for MDHLTEDKRMWVYDRMSSRTDIFCFSTTRHGGYSEGNYASFNCNHYCGDDFEKVELNRELLCSLMPVRPEMLVVPHQTHGTTVRVIDDGFVKLPSEKRMELLEGVDALVSDKAGVCLCISTADCIPVLCYDTKHKAMAAVHAGWRGTVARIVEKTLDRMRGLYGTEGEDVWACIGPGISLEAFEVGEEVYEAFETAGFDMARIARRYAKWHIDLWEANRLQLLSKGVKASHIEMAGICTYQHYTDFFSARRLGIHSGRILSGIMRMEK